Part of the Kitasatospora sp. NBC_01266 genome, GCCTGACCAGCGAAGACGCAACTTGGAAAACTTGTTCGGGCGACATGACACAGTGAGCCGAGCCCTCGAAGGGGGAGACATGGCGGTCCGACCGCAGGCCCTGTACAAGCAGGTCGCCCAGGACATGCGCAAGAAGATCATCCGAGGCACATGGAAGCCCGGCGCCCAGATCCCCACCGAAGACAAGCTCACCGCACAGTTCGGCGTCTCCCGCCCCACCGTCCGCCAGGCCGTTGCCGAGCTTCGCACCGAAGGCCTGCTAGACGTCCAGCAGGGCCGAGGCACCTTCGTGCGAGGCCTGGCCCCGGACCGAGCCGAGCCGGTCTGGATCGACCGAACCGTGAGCCGAACAGGCGAACGCTACGAGTGCACCGGCGACTGGTCCAACGAGGAAGACCCCACGATCTACCGAGTCCGCGTCGACGCCACCGCAGCGGAGATCCTGCACATCGAGGAAGGCGAAGCCGCTTACCTGGTTGACCGCCTGATCATTCATCAGCCAAGCGGAACCCGCGCCCGGTACACCACGCTGCTGCCGATGGAAGCCATCACCAGCACCCCGATCGCCCAGGACCCAGCCATCCCGACCGCCGAGGCCTACACACACCTCGCCGCAGCACACGGCCCCCTCCAGTTCCGCGAAGCCGTCAGCGCCCGCATGCCCAACCCGGACGAGCGCGCTGTCCTGCAACTCCCGGACTCTGTACCAGTGCTGATCTCCCAGCGCGTCACCCAGACCGAGCCCGACGGTAACCGGCTCATCCTGGAGACCACCACCATCGGCGCAGGCGCAACCCACGTGATCTTTACCCACCGTCCTGCCGACCAGTGATCATCGGGAGTCTCGGGGTCCGGGGCAGCCGTCGAAAACTGTCTCTACATCCTCAAGGGCGGCGCTTGCGCGCCACCGGGGCGGCCTTGCCGCCCCGGCCGGGCATGCGGCCTGACGGCCGGTCCCGACCGGGCGGCCGGCA contains:
- a CDS encoding GntR family transcriptional regulator, whose product is MAVRPQALYKQVAQDMRKKIIRGTWKPGAQIPTEDKLTAQFGVSRPTVRQAVAELRTEGLLDVQQGRGTFVRGLAPDRAEPVWIDRTVSRTGERYECTGDWSNEEDPTIYRVRVDATAAEILHIEEGEAAYLVDRLIIHQPSGTRARYTTLLPMEAITSTPIAQDPAIPTAEAYTHLAAAHGPLQFREAVSARMPNPDERAVLQLPDSVPVLISQRVTQTEPDGNRLILETTTIGAGATHVIFTHRPADQ